Genomic DNA from Nitrosarchaeum koreense MY1:
AATCCAGCAACTTTGGTCGTTTCAGACTATGAAAACTATCTTGAAGGAGTAAAGAAAATTCATCAAGTATTACAAGAATCTATAGAAACTGAATTTCAGAATCTTTTAGATGGAAATACTTCTCCAGATGAGTATATCTCAATAACAGAAGTAACGACTTCGCAAGTTACAGCTCAAATTAGTGAGTTTGTAACATCAAAACCAACAGAAGAATGGCAAAATAGCTACATTACCTATATGGAAGCTATGAAAAAATTTAATGAATATATTATAGAAACTAAGGTTGCAGCAAATATGCTAAAAGTTGGTCAAATAGATGCTGAAACTTTACAAAATATTGAATCATTAAGATTAGAAATACAAGAATTAATCAAAAAATCAGACGAGTTAAGACCATAGTTAGGCTCAAAACATAATTATCATATTTATAAAAGTTGGAAATCGTTAAAAAGCAATTCAACGATTAGAAAAAGAATGTCTCAGAGATCCGACATAGAAAAAGATGTCAATGCTTCAACTTCAAACAAGTTACTAGTAATTTGTGTAGATAGAGACAATGATGTAGGCGAAAAAGCAGGCATAACTACTCCAATAATTGGAAGAGATGCCTGTATTGATGCTGCACAGAGATTAGCATTGGAAGATCCTGAAGATGCAGATTCAAATTCAATGTTTGCAGCAATTAAAACATATGAAGATTTAATCAGTAAGGGTTACCAAGTAGAAGTTGTAATTGTTGCAGGAGTAAAAGAAAGAGGAGTTCAAGCTGATGAAAAAATCCTTAAAGAAATTAAAAAAATATTAGAAATATTTTCTGCGAATGGAGCAGTTATTGTATCCGATGGAGAAGACGATGAGAGTGTAATTCCAGTTATTCAAAATGTATTGCCAGTAGTTTCAGTACAAAGAGTTGTGATGAAAGTAAGTAGAAGTGTAGAATATTCCTATGCAGTTTTTGGAAAATATCTAAAAATGTTAGCATATGATTCAAAGTATTCTAAATTTTTCTTAGGAGTTCCAGGCATACTTTTGCTAATTGGCGGAATTGCAACAGTATTTGGATATACTGAAGAAATATTTGCAGTGTTAGTTAGTATTTTAGGTATTTCATTTCTAATTAGAGCATTTGACGTAGATAAAGCATGGTCTAACTTGACAAGACCTACGCCGATGGGTTTTATCAGAATTTTTACAATGGTCGCTGGCATATTGTTGATTTTATCATCCATTCCAACTGGAATAAGCTCTATTGATCCAGAAGTGTTAGGTGATGAGACAGAAATACTCAGAATAGTTACCGATAAAATAATAATTGGTCAATTCATCACAGGAGCTTTACCAATTCTATGGATGGGTCTTGGAGCAATTTTTGCAGGAATATTACTTAGCAATTGGATTGGGGGAGTTCCAAGACAAATTACAGATATTTTAAGAATCGTAGTTCTTGCAGCGTTATACCCTATAACATCACAATTTATCCTCATAATGATGAACGGTGACGTTCAATCAATCACACTAGTGCCACCATTACTAGCAGGACTAGCTGCTACGTTAGTATCAGCCACAATTCTATTTAGAAAATATAGAAAACACAAACATCAAGAAATGATCGTAGACTAAAAAAGTAAGAAATTCTTTACAATATCTTTATTCCTGAAAAACACTGATATCATCTAGGGTTATTGATCATGAATGGTGATTGGAAATTAATAAAATAAAAGATACCGTATTTCAATTATCAGGATTATATAGAATATATTCAAAAAGGCTTGAAACTGAAATACGTGGCGGTGATATCCCAAATCATCTTGCTTTAATTTTAGATGGAAATAGACGATGGGCAAAAAGACATCTCACTATTCCTAAAACAGGACATTGGAAAGGAGCTGATGCAGTAGAAAATCTTCTGGACTGGTGTGAGGAATTTGACATAAAAATAATTACTTTGTATGCACTTTCAGCAGAAAATTTAGATCGAGACGATGAAGAATTAAGTCATCTTTATGAATTAATTCGAATTAGATTAGAAAAACTGTACAATGATTCAAGAATTCATAAAAACAAAATGAGAGTTAAAGGAATTGGAAGAATTGAACTATTACCAGATTCAATTAAAGATGTTTTAAAACGATTAGATGATGCAACAAAAAATTATGATAACCACTTCCTAAATATTGCACTAGCATATGGAGGACAAAATGAGCTAGTTGATGCTGTTAAAAAAATAGCTGAAAAGATCAAAGATGGCTCAATTGATGTAAAGGATATAACTAAAAAAGAAATTGAATCTAATTTATACACATCTCATTTACCACAATCATCACCAGATATGATTTTAAGAACATCGGGAGAAAAAAGATTGAGCGGATTTTTAATGTGGCAAAGTGCATATAGCGAATTAATTTTCATGGACATATTTTGGCCAGAGTTTAGGAAAATTGATTTGATGAGAGCCATCAGAACATTTCAAGAAAGAAAACGAAGATTAGGTAAATAATTGGGAGAGTATTGAAATGATTGAAGAAACTTCTGCAGGAGTAGTAATATTTAGAAGAGAAAATTCAAAAATTTTATTTTTATTATTAAATTATCCATCTGGACATTGGGATTTTGTCAAAGGAAAAATGGAAGAGGGCGAAACAACTCATCAGACAGCAATACGAGAAACTCGAGAAGAGACAGGAATTACAGATATTGTATTTTTAGATGATTTTGAAGAATGGATAAAATATAATTTTCAATATCATGGGGAATTAGTAAATAAGAAAGTTGTTTTTTTCTTAGCAGAAACAAAAACAGAACAAGTTATAATTTCTCATGAACACCTTGATTATATTTGGGCAGATTATGAAACTGCGATGGAAAAAACAACGTTTGACAATGCAAAATCAATTTTAACTAAATCAAAAGAACTACTTGGAAAAACTTTGCAGTTGTAATTCTTTAGAAACAGATACAGGATTTTTATCATTGATTATAGTTCGACCAATGATAAGATAGTCAGTACCTGCAGAGAGCACATTTTTTGCACTTCCACCCTGAGTACCAATTCCTGGCGAAAAAATATCTAATTTAGAGCCTGCTTTTTTGTGACAATATTGAATAATTTCTGGAAATGTTGCCCCGACTACAATTCCATCAACCTTTGAGGTAATTGCCCAATCCAAAAATAATTGATATAATTTCTGCGATTTACCCATCTTGATTTCCATATCGTATGATAGTTTTGCTTCAGGTGCGCTCATATGACATAATGTAATTACTCCCTTGTTTTCCTTGTGAGACGATTTCACTAGTTGTTTTAGACTATCTAATCCCATAATTGGGTTGGCGATTACTGCATCAAAACCCAAATTCCAAAGATGCTCAGTTGTGACTTTATTTGTATTACCTATATCGTTTAGTTTAATGTCAGCAATTGTTTGCAATCCATAGTTATGTGCAGTTTTATTTATTTTAGAAATTTCTTTAAAACTTAATGGCAATAATAAATGAAAGTTTAATTTTATTCCACAGAGATATGGATATAATGTTTTGATATTTTGTATTGTTTTAGTAGTTAAATTTTTTTCAGATGAATCATAATCATTAGCAAGAATAATTTTGCCATTCTTTTTGGATATCTGAGAAAGTCTAGTTTTGAAGGTGGCCATAATCAACTAAGGGATGCGTCTCTTTTAGTTTTATAATTTTGATGTAAGAATAACCATGTTCAGAAGGATTATCAACAAAAGAAGGTTCAGATCCATTATTAGTGGTGAATTTTAAAAATGGTTTTCCAGGATCTGAATCAAGAACAACATGACAAAAATAAGATGCACCTTCTTCATTAAAATTCATAAAAACTCCAACTAGCCATTTATTTGCATGTGGAAATAAAAACAGCGGAAATGGAATTTCTTCAAAACCCCAAGTAAGCTTTGCAAGACTAGATAGATCTTCAAGCTCAATTGGCAAATATCTGTCAGCAGTTCCATTTCCAGGTTTTAATGCATCAGGAAGTGATTTTATTCTAACGATTGGAGAATATAGCTTGCTTGCATCAGATGTAGAATTTACAATATCAGATTCCTCTTTTCCACCTTTTAATCCATAACAGATGTAGTGACCATCATTCTCAAATGGCGTGTAATACACAATTGGTTTTTCTTTTAGTATATCCATTTGAACTGATAAAACTTTTTTTCCATTATGCTCATGAAGAAATGATACACGTGGTGCACGCTCAAGTGCACAAACAAGCCTAGAAAATTCTAACGTAGAAGAAACCTCGATGTAACGAGGTAATTTATCCACAATTAATTTTTCCACAAATAATTTTTGTGTAATACTAAATTAAACTTACCCTAAAATTTTTCAGGCTATTTTCTTCTATCAATAATTTCATTGACATTTGGTCCTGTTCCAATTATAGTTACAGGCGTGTTTAATTTTTCTTCAATATTTTTTATGAATGATTGAGCATCAGTAGAAAGTTCCTCAAATGATGTTTTACCTGCACAATTTGGAAATAGAACATCTAATTTTGTAATAGAGATTTGTGTTGCACTATTAAGCATGATTGCACGCCTAGCTAAGTCAAAATCAAAATCAGCTGCCCGTCTCTGTCGTCCAGTTACAGTTCCAAATTCAGACCAACCTTTTCTTTCAGCTTCTTCAAGAGAAAGTTCTTTTGATAATGGTCCAGTACCGACACGTGTAACGTATGCTTTGAAAACAACAATTACTTCATCGACTTTTTTTGGTCCGAGCCCAACATCAGCGCATATTCCAGATGCAGTAACGTCTTTTGAAGTTACAAAAGGATATGTCCCATGCCATAAAGATAAGAAAGTTCCCTGTGTTCCTTCAACTAGAACATTTTGATTTAAAGAAAGGGCAGTGTTAATTTCTTCAGGAACATCCACAATCAATGAAGATAATGAATCAATATCTTTTGCAAGTTTTAAAATTCTCATAGCTCTATCTGCATTTGCAGGTCCTGTACCAGAACCAGTACTACCAATTTTTTCTTTTAATTCTCCTTTAGAATCACGGAGAAGATGACTTTCTTCAATAATTCCACAGTGTTTATCAATAAATGCACGACCAGATGCACCAAAATCTTGAATCTCTTTTAATAAAACACTTGGATTAATTACAACACCTGGGCCAATCATTACTTTTGCAGTTTTATTTAAAAATCCGCTTGGCAACATTCTGACTTTGTATGTTTTATCACCATCTCTAATTGTATGACCTGCATTTGGACCTGCTCCACCCCTGACAATAATTTTTGGGTTATCTTTTATTGCCAAATATGAGATAATTTTTCCTTTACCTTCATCACCAAAAAATCCACCAACAACAACAGTAGAAGACATATTCTCGAACTCAAATTTCGTTTATTTAAGCTAAAGTGTTGTCAGATGATTTAATATTCAATTAAAAATAGAGTTGATCGTTGGCAGGACCTAATTATGCAGGAAATATCATAGTAATTTTAGCAAATCTTCCAGATTTTCTCAGAATACCTGTTTTGAAAAAAAGAATGGTTGAATTTTTTTCAATGAGTGATGCAGAAAAAATGGAGATCATAAATAACGCACTTGAAGCTGGGCCTACAATTCCGTTTCCAAATTTTGCTAAACTATTCAAGACGTGGCTAGAAATTCTAACTACACTACCTGAAGAACAAAGAAATGGATTATTTTCAGGGTACATCAATGAGGTCTCAAAATCACCTCAGAAATTAATTGAGTTTAATCTAGATGGAATACTAGAGATTTTCCTGACGCTAAAGAACGAGGAAAAAGAAATTCTTGTCCAATCAATTAAGAAGATAGTAAGTGAACTAGATGTTGAAGATAAAAGAAAATTAATGCTAATTATACCAGATAATGCTAAAACACACCTGAATTTTTAAGCACCAGGTGGCTTGTCAGGTTTTCTATTATCTTCATTGGTATAATCTACAATTTCTCCTTCAGGAGTAAGTACGCCTGCAAAGATTTTTTCGTGTTTTTTTAACAGTTTTCTATGATCTGGCATGGACATGTCTAATCTCATTTCATTCATTACCATTACACGGTATTCCTTCCATTCAGCCCAACACTTGTTGCAAACTGGATATTTTTCAGCAACCATATCAAGTTGTTCTGTATCTGGGATGGAATTCTTACATTTTGTACAAGCTCGACTCATAGATTCTAACAAAATAGAACTCCTTTTATCTTTTATCAAGTGAAAACCATCAGATAGGCATTTTACGAATGTAAAGTAATAATAAATAACAAATGCAGAATTAGTTGTGAAAATAAAATGTCCAAAATGCAAGAAAAATGCAGAATTATCAATGGATTTTTCTTTTGTAAAATGTGATAACTGTGATTTAGATATGAGTTATGGTGAATATGTTAAATTTATTGCTCATAACGAACCAACGTATTCGGATATTCTTGGTGACTATACAGGTAGTACTGAAGGTCAGGCTGCAGGGTCATTAGATGAATGGGATTAACCACATGGTAAAATCATTCAGCAGATTAAAATAATTAGATTGATGAATTGTTAATCATCATTGGAATTTCTACTAGAAAACATATTAAATTTAATTGGATTTTTAGTGGGACTTGCAATAGGGATAATGTCACTAATTGGATTTAGAAATACCGGTAGCCCTACATTATTTCGATTAACAATTGCATTTTTTTCAATAAGTGCAGGATTTTTTGTAATATGGGCAGGATATATGGTGGAAGATTTTATAACAAAATCAGGAAACATAGAAAGATGGATTCAAACTCTAGGAATTGTTATTCAAACAATAGGATATTTCTTTATAGCATTTTCACATAGCATTAAATCATTTTTTCCAAAATCAAGATACTTTAGATCAGTTGGAATTTTTCCGTTATTTTTAGTGTCATCTGTACAAATAGAACACATCTTTAGATCTATTTCATTTATTTTATTGGCTTATGGTGCAATTGAAACAATGTTATCATATTTTGAAAACAAAAACAAAGGAGCAATATCCGTAGCTGTGGGATTAGCACTATTAGCTCTTGGAGAGTTTTTAGGATGGTATTCATTTGTATTTCCAGAATCTATTTTGTACTCAATTTCTATGGCAATCAAGATTGGAGGTCTAATTGCATTGTTTATTCCAGTAAGCAAAATCCCACTAACCAAGATAAAATTCGATGATCTGGATTAACAAGTATTAGGCTCAAATTACTTTCAAAATCAAAATTTGTCAAATTCTTTTATCTTTTTAGTATATTGCAAAATATCAACTGACTCTCATAGAAATTATGCAATTAATGTATACAGGGATAGTAATGACAGAGTACAGAACACATATGAAAATTATTGGCGACATACTTGCCACCACACGTGATGACCTACAAGATGAAGATGGAGCCTCAGTAACTTATCTCATTAGAAAAGCTAATGTCTCACATTCAAGAATTTCCAGAATTTTAAAGACACTTGTATCTCAAGGATTATTAGAACAAGATGGGACAACTGGTTCAAATAAATATAGAATTAGTCAATCCGGACGAGAATTTCTTCAAGCGTATTATACATTCACATCTTTTGCAGATAACTTTGGATTAACTATCTAGTCTTCAATTTCTTCAAATTCCTCTAAATCATCATCAAAATCATCTTGAAATTCATTGTCCTCATATTCTGACGATGGACTAGACATATCTATGATAAGAAAATTCAGTCAATTAAAAAACTTATTCAAATGTAAATGAATAATTAAAGAAAGAATGATAGTAAACCAATTGAGAATTCACAAACATATAGTTTTAACACAAGGGGAGATCCTGAAAATACTTTGAATTTAATAATCACGTGTGCCAGACATTTAGAATTAGAAACTAAACAAGAAATATCAAATATTTTAGATAAGATAGGAGATTCAGAACCAAAGATAATCATTACAAACATGTCTGGGATATTGACTGCGGAAACAAAACTAGACCCAATTGATGTAGTAAATAAAATCAAAGAAATGATATTAGATGAACCATGGTGTATTAGATATTCTTTAAGAATTATTCCAATTCAAAAAATTACAGAAACAAAGATTGAAAGTATTGAAGAAGGAATTTCAGATTTAATTAAATTAATTTCTTCTCATGATTCATACCGAATATCAATTGAAAAAAGAAATTCAGACATTTCAAGTCAGGAGTTAATTTCAAGAATAGCAAATAAAGTTAAAAATAAAGTATCATTAGAATTTCCAGACAAAATCATATTAATTGAAATTTTGGGAAATAAAACAGGAATTGCCATAGTCAAAAAAACAGATATTTTGAGCGTAGAAAAAACAAAAAGAAGTATGTCAGAGTAAAATTGCTGCTTTTTCGATCAATATATCTTCAAGAGGATTTTTTGAGATGACTGTATCAAGTTGTTTATCTGTTATTTTATAATATTTTTTTAAAAATGATGTATGATCTTTTGAAAATAACGGAATTGAAATAATTTCAATCTCATTGTAAAGCTTGTCTAATATTTTTCTATTTCCAAGCGCAATTAACATAAAGTTTTGTTTTGGTTTCATTCCAGCAGAATTAATTGCGGTAGAAATTTGAGATGAAATAGCAAAGCGCATCAAAATATCCATTTCAAATTTATTTGAAAGTAAAATATCATTCTTCTCAGAATAAACAGATAATGAAATAATTTTTTGAAGATGATATCTGTTTAAAACAAAATTGCTGGACACCGCCTGAAGTTTTACGCTAGGAAATTTTTTCCTTAGATTATCAACAAAAGTAACTGTAAGATCATCTTTGCCTTTAATTTCAACGACTTGAATTAATTTATTTGATATATTGAAAAATAGTCTTTTAGACGAACCACCATGAATTATAGGAATTATACTTACTACATCGTTGTTTTTAATTTCTGTATTTTTGCCATCCATTGCAGAAGAATCAACACCGTTAATTGCTATCAAAATATTTTCAACATCAAGATTAGGAGTATTTGTTGGTTTTAGATTTAGTAATAAATCAAGGAGTTCTTGAATAGTTATATCAGATTTATCAATTTTTATCTCATCGGTTAAAAATGACTTTTTTGCACCTCCTACAAGCTTAATCATGATCATATAGATATCATCAAAAATGCTAGTGATTAATTTTCTGTTTTGCTAAGAGTTATTCTTCAGTAGCGGTGCTTTTTGGTTCTGAGACAATTTCAATAACTTGTTCTTCATTAGAGTCATCATCTGAAATTTTTTCTTGTAATGTGTAATTTTCGACTTTAGAAGATTCAATTTGAGACTGTTTTATTTTTTCGTCACGAA
This window encodes:
- the uppS gene encoding polyprenyl diphosphate synthase — its product is MYSKRLETEIRGGDIPNHLALILDGNRRWAKRHLTIPKTGHWKGADAVENLLDWCEEFDIKIITLYALSAENLDRDDEELSHLYELIRIRLEKLYNDSRIHKNKMRVKGIGRIELLPDSIKDVLKRLDDATKNYDNHFLNIALAYGGQNELVDAVKKIAEKIKDGSIDVKDITKKEIESNLYTSHLPQSSPDMILRTSGEKRLSGFLMWQSAYSELIFMDIFWPEFRKIDLMRAIRTFQERKRRLGK
- a CDS encoding adenylosuccinate synthetase, with translation MSSTVVVGGFFGDEGKGKIISYLAIKDNPKIIVRGGAGPNAGHTIRDGDKTYKVRMLPSGFLNKTAKVMIGPGVVINPSVLLKEIQDFGASGRAFIDKHCGIIEESHLLRDSKGELKEKIGSTGSGTGPANADRAMRILKLAKDIDSLSSLIVDVPEEINTALSLNQNVLVEGTQGTFLSLWHGTYPFVTSKDVTASGICADVGLGPKKVDEVIVVFKAYVTRVGTGPLSKELSLEEAERKGWSEFGTVTGRQRRAADFDFDLARRAIMLNSATQISITKLDVLFPNCAGKTSFEELSTDAQSFIKNIEEKLNTPVTIIGTGPNVNEIIDRRK
- a CDS encoding winged helix-turn-helix domain-containing protein — encoded protein: MTEYRTHMKIIGDILATTRDDLQDEDGASVTYLIRKANVSHSRISRILKTLVSQGLLEQDGTTGSNKYRISQSGREFLQAYYTFTSFADNFGLTI
- a CDS encoding orotidine 5'-phosphate decarboxylase, yielding MATFKTRLSQISKKNGKIILANDYDSSEKNLTTKTIQNIKTLYPYLCGIKLNFHLLLPLSFKEISKINKTAHNYGLQTIADIKLNDIGNTNKVTTEHLWNLGFDAVIANPIMGLDSLKQLVKSSHKENKGVITLCHMSAPEAKLSYDMEIKMGKSQKLYQLFLDWAITSKVDGIVVGATFPEIIQYCHKKAGSKLDIFSPGIGTQGGSAKNVLSAGTDYLIIGRTIINDKNPVSVSKELQLQSFSK
- a CDS encoding bis(5'-nucleosyl)-tetraphosphatase, with product MIEETSAGVVIFRRENSKILFLLLNYPSGHWDFVKGKMEEGETTHQTAIRETREETGITDIVFLDDFEEWIKYNFQYHGELVNKKVVFFLAETKTEQVIISHEHLDYIWADYETAMEKTTFDNAKSILTKSKELLGKTLQL
- the cgi121 gene encoding KEOPS complex subunit Cgi121, translated to MIMIKLVGGAKKSFLTDEIKIDKSDITIQELLDLLLNLKPTNTPNLDVENILIAINGVDSSAMDGKNTEIKNNDVVSIIPIIHGGSSKRLFFNISNKLIQVVEIKGKDDLTVTFVDNLRKKFPSVKLQAVSSNFVLNRYHLQKIISLSVYSEKNDILLSNKFEMDILMRFAISSQISTAINSAGMKPKQNFMLIALGNRKILDKLYNEIEIISIPLFSKDHTSFLKKYYKITDKQLDTVISKNPLEDILIEKAAILL
- a CDS encoding THUMP domain-containing protein, giving the protein MNLIITCARHLELETKQEISNILDKIGDSEPKIIITNMSGILTAETKLDPIDVVNKIKEMILDEPWCIRYSLRIIPIQKITETKIESIEEGISDLIKLISSHDSYRISIEKRNSDISSQELISRIANKVKNKVSLEFPDKIILIEILGNKTGIAIVKKTDILSVEKTKRSMSE
- a CDS encoding Fe(2+)-trafficking protein, whose product is MSRACTKCKNSIPDTEQLDMVAEKYPVCNKCWAEWKEYRVMVMNEMRLDMSMPDHRKLLKKHEKIFAGVLTPEGEIVDYTNEDNRKPDKPPGA
- a CDS encoding DUF373 family protein is translated as MSQRSDIEKDVNASTSNKLLVICVDRDNDVGEKAGITTPIIGRDACIDAAQRLALEDPEDADSNSMFAAIKTYEDLISKGYQVEVVIVAGVKERGVQADEKILKEIKKILEIFSANGAVIVSDGEDDESVIPVIQNVLPVVSVQRVVMKVSRSVEYSYAVFGKYLKMLAYDSKYSKFFLGVPGILLLIGGIATVFGYTEEIFAVLVSILGISFLIRAFDVDKAWSNLTRPTPMGFIRIFTMVAGILLILSSIPTGISSIDPEVLGDETEILRIVTDKIIIGQFITGALPILWMGLGAIFAGILLSNWIGGVPRQITDILRIVVLAALYPITSQFILIMMNGDVQSITLVPPLLAGLAATLVSATILFRKYRKHKHQEMIVD